A genomic segment from Ignavibacteriales bacterium encodes:
- a CDS encoding T9SS type A sorting domain-containing protein produces the protein MKTILQLIAFLVLFLFVTNHPQVGVKSNSDSGIGLSPNQIIPSNASDEIKKMNKKMLDDGYLITEHIRQDWNGSDWVNSIMETYTYDNTERLIELLKQLWENNLWENHSRTNYLYTENNLPDTITHQAWYESNWLNDYRYVYSYGPSVRYLAINSVGYVFAGTYGGGVFLSTDNGANWTKINNGLTNNLINSLAINSMNYVFAGTYGDGVFLSTDDGANWTQINSGLTGDIVNCLEINSNNNVFAGTDIGVFLSTDNGENWALISNIYDFSNISSIAINSNDHVFVGTNNDGVFLTTDNGTIWTHLNNGLTNDKVLSLAINSSNDVFAGTYGGGVFLLPNNGTNWTQINNGFTNDVVNCIATNSSDDLFAGTSGGGVFRSTNNGAMWSQLHNGLTNQYINSLAINSSDDVFAGTSGGGIFLSTDNGFSWSQINNGLANAQSNLPTGVLNQSWDMLEYLWYSTNLIRYFYDSNENLILRLYGLRFLDTRHLLSYDPNNNLIEELYQLMSAGNWMNRDIWTHLYDGQNNRTSTLRQHWENNMWVDWALVENTYNLNNNLIESVTKGWDGSSWVNSMKSTLTYDVNNNLTVGLIEIWQEGNWVNYYKYEYTYDGTALCKTNNVQANLIEEIRQLWNGAEWVNSQKQTYAYVPTTIEGTGLTVTDYSLSQNHPNPFNPSTTIKWQLPKTGLVTLKIYDVLGREVTILVNEELNAGNHETVFDASRFSSGVYFYQIKAGEYINTKKMILLK, from the coding sequence ATGAAGACTATATTGCAACTCATAGCATTTCTCGTGCTTTTTCTGTTTGTGACAAACCACCCACAAGTTGGTGTTAAATCCAATTCAGATTCAGGGATAGGTCTATCTCCCAACCAAATCATTCCATCCAATGCGAGTGATGAAATAAAAAAAATGAACAAGAAAATGCTTGATGATGGATATTTAATAACCGAGCATATTCGGCAAGATTGGAATGGTTCAGATTGGGTTAATTCCATAATGGAAACATATACTTATGATAACACCGAAAGGCTTATTGAATTATTGAAGCAATTGTGGGAAAACAACTTATGGGAAAATCATTCAAGAACTAACTATTTATATACAGAAAACAATTTGCCTGACACGATCACACATCAGGCCTGGTATGAAAGCAACTGGTTAAATGACTATAGGTACGTATACTCTTATGGCCCAAGCGTGCGTTATTTGGCTATTAATTCAGTTGGCTATGTCTTTGCCGGAACTTATGGAGGAGGCGTATTTCTCTCAACAGACAATGGAGCCAATTGGACAAAAATAAACAATGGATTAACTAATAATCTCATCAATTCCCTTGCAATCAACTCAATGAATTATGTCTTTGCTGGTACTTATGGAGACGGCGTTTTTCTTTCAACAGACGATGGAGCGAACTGGACACAGATTAATAGTGGATTGACGGGTGATATTGTCAATTGTCTTGAAATAAATTCAAACAATAATGTTTTTGCCGGAACCGACATAGGAGTATTCCTTTCCACCGATAATGGAGAAAACTGGGCACTAATAAGTAATATTTATGATTTTAGTAATATTAGTTCTATTGCTATTAATTCAAACGATCATGTTTTTGTTGGGACCAATAATGATGGAGTGTTTTTAACAACAGACAATGGCACAATCTGGACACATCTAAATAATGGATTGACTAATGATAAAGTCCTGTCTCTTGCAATCAATTCAAGTAATGATGTTTTTGCCGGAACTTATGGAGGTGGGGTATTCCTCTTGCCAAATAATGGAACAAATTGGACACAAATAAACAATGGATTTACTAATGATGTTGTCAATTGTATTGCAACCAATTCAAGTGATGATTTATTTGCCGGAACTTCGGGGGGGGGAGTATTTCGTTCAACTAACAATGGGGCAATGTGGTCCCAATTACATAATGGTTTAACTAATCAGTATATCAATTCACTTGCTATCAATTCAAGTGATGATGTTTTTGCCGGAACTTCCGGGGGAGGAATATTTCTTTCAACAGATAATGGGTTTAGCTGGTCACAAATAAATAACGGACTAGCTAATGCTCAGAGTAATTTACCAACTGGAGTATTAAACCAAAGCTGGGACATGTTAGAATATCTCTGGTATAGTACAAACCTTATAAGATATTTCTACGATTCTAATGAGAATCTGATCTTAAGGTTATATGGATTAAGATTTCTTGACACTCGGCATTTACTGAGTTACGATCCTAATAACAATCTTATAGAAGAACTTTATCAACTTATGTCTGCCGGGAATTGGATGAACAGAGACATTTGGACCCATTTATATGATGGTCAAAATAATCGAACCTCAACCCTAAGACAACATTGGGAAAACAATATGTGGGTAGACTGGGCACTTGTTGAGAACACTTACAATTTAAATAACAACTTAATCGAATCAGTTACTAAGGGATGGGATGGCTCATCCTGGGTTAATTCTATGAAATCTACACTAACCTATGATGTAAACAATAATTTAACAGTGGGTCTGATTGAAATATGGCAAGAGGGAAATTGGGTGAATTATTACAAGTATGAATATACGTATGATGGAACCGCATTATGCAAAACGAATAATGTTCAAGCAAACCTGATTGAAGAAATACGCCAACTGTGGAATGGAGCAGAATGGGTAAATTCGCAAAAACAAACTTATGCTTATGTTCCAACGACAATTGAGGGAACCGGATTAACTGTTACAGACTATTCACTCTCTCAAAATCACCCTAATCCCTTTAACCCAAGCACAACTATTAAATGGCAATTGCCAAAGACAGGCTTAGTCACTTTAAAAATTTATGATGTGTTAGGTAGAGAAGTAACGATACTTGTTAATGAAGAACTCAATGCGGGAAATCACGAAACTGTTTTTGATGCATCTCGCTTTAGTAGCGGAGTCTATTTCTATCAGATTAAAGCTGGAGAATATATAAACACAAAGAAGATGATTCTCTTAAAGTAA
- a CDS encoding NAD-dependent epimerase/dehydratase family protein: MKILITGGTGFIGKHTVKLLSKSNYLIKLLIRKSSDTSSLKYSNITFVEGDLNNRSSLLEGMEGCDSVINLAAHYTFWESDNNIYGKVNIEGTRNFMECALESGIKKIVHISTAGIYGKPKDDPFNEESPVGPIQYSEYFRTKFEAEKIVWNLFEEKGLPVVVIYPVCVLGSGDTKASGRYIQDLINHKLPATIFNNHTFTFVYVKDVAQAIVNALEKENNIGEKYLVGNYRYKWEEINKMISDISGVSLPIFKLPDALTMMNAYLLTGIANIIKKPPLWGMAIDQMKVMKAGFNVDGSKVERELGIKYTPIRVALEEAINSFR, translated from the coding sequence ATGAAAATCTTAATTACAGGCGGAACAGGCTTTATAGGAAAGCATACTGTCAAATTATTAAGTAAATCAAATTATCTGATAAAATTACTTATCAGGAAATCCAGCGATACTTCTTCACTGAAATATTCCAACATAACATTTGTTGAAGGTGACTTAAATAATAGAAGCTCGCTGCTTGAGGGAATGGAGGGCTGCGACTCTGTAATAAATTTAGCTGCACACTATACATTCTGGGAATCGGACAATAACATTTATGGCAAAGTAAATATTGAAGGGACTCGGAACTTTATGGAATGTGCTCTCGAATCTGGGATTAAGAAAATAGTTCATATAAGTACTGCCGGAATTTATGGTAAACCTAAAGATGATCCTTTCAACGAGGAAAGCCCTGTTGGTCCAATTCAGTATAGTGAATATTTCCGCACAAAATTTGAAGCTGAAAAAATTGTATGGAATTTATTTGAGGAAAAAGGATTGCCAGTTGTTGTAATATATCCTGTTTGTGTTTTGGGTTCCGGAGATACAAAGGCCAGCGGGAGATACATTCAAGATCTAATTAACCATAAGTTACCTGCAACTATATTTAACAATCATACTTTCACTTTTGTTTATGTAAAAGATGTTGCCCAGGCAATAGTTAATGCTTTGGAAAAAGAAAATAATATTGGCGAAAAATATTTGGTTGGTAATTATCGTTACAAATGGGAAGAAATAAATAAAATGATCAGTGATATTTCAGGCGTGTCATTGCCAATATTCAAGTTGCCGGATGCACTAACTATGATGAATGCTTATTTATTAACAGGCATTGCAAATATTATTAAGAAACCGCCACTATGGGGAATGGCTATAGATCAGATGAAGGTTATGAAAGCTGGTTTTAATGTTGATGGAAGTAAAGTAGAAAGAGAGCTTGGTATAAAATATACGCCAATTCGTGTAGCACTCGAGGAAGCAATTAACTCATTTAGATAA
- a CDS encoding OmpA family protein translates to MNIKQGNKETWAEVFAGDYDYDLTIIEKGEVEQEITANAILQELNETGKAILYINFDSGKSTIKKESLPIVDQIIEMMKQASDIKISVDGHTDSDGTNESNLKLSEQRAKAVVDAIVKGGIGKSRLSSTGFGEEKPIADNNTEEGKAKNRRVELIKL, encoded by the coding sequence TTGAATATCAAACAAGGCAACAAAGAAACCTGGGCGGAAGTTTTTGCAGGCGATTATGATTATGATCTTACAATTATTGAAAAAGGTGAAGTTGAACAGGAAATTACTGCGAATGCTATTCTGCAAGAGTTAAACGAAACAGGAAAAGCAATACTTTACATCAATTTTGATTCTGGTAAATCAACAATTAAAAAAGAATCTCTTCCTATTGTTGATCAGATAATAGAAATGATGAAGCAAGCGAGTGATATAAAAATTAGCGTTGATGGACACACAGACAGTGATGGTACAAACGAATCAAATTTAAAGCTTTCTGAACAAAGAGCGAAAGCTGTTGTTGATGCAATTGTTAAAGGAGGAATTGGCAAATCCAGATTAAGCTCTACAGGGTTTGGCGAGGAGAAACCAATTGCAGATAACAATACCGAGGAAGGAAAAGCAAAAAACAGAAGAGTTGAACTGATAAAACTATAA
- a CDS encoding carbonic anhydrase yields the protein MNRLIPITSINDILPEYKDTPIGLLLEYHNLQREFENYSDAQLLVGMCMDNRKHLHMPDNFAFIIRTGGANLRYSEFKVSFAISVGGVKHIVLIAHSNCGMVNLASNKDLFIEKLSENGGWTKEQAEEHFNNYAPMFEINNEIDFILSETLRLRQRYPKAQIAPMYYKLEDNLLYMIKET from the coding sequence ATGAACAGATTAATTCCTATCACTTCAATAAACGATATCTTGCCTGAGTATAAAGACACACCAATTGGTTTGCTGCTTGAATACCACAACCTACAGCGTGAGTTTGAAAATTATTCAGATGCACAATTGCTTGTTGGAATGTGTATGGATAATCGTAAGCATCTTCATATGCCTGATAACTTTGCTTTTATAATACGTACTGGCGGGGCAAATTTGCGTTATAGTGAATTTAAAGTTTCATTTGCTATCTCGGTGGGCGGTGTAAAACACATTGTACTTATTGCACACAGTAATTGCGGGATGGTAAATCTTGCTTCAAATAAAGATCTTTTTATAGAAAAGCTTTCAGAAAATGGCGGATGGACTAAAGAGCAAGCCGAAGAACATTTTAATAATTATGCACCGATGTTTGAAATCAATAATGAAATTGATTTTATTTTAAGTGAAACTTTAAGATTAAGACAGCGTTATCCAAAAGCGCAGATTGCCCCAATGTATTATAAATTGGAAGACAATCTGCTTTATATGATTAAAGAAACTTAA
- a CDS encoding amino acid permease, whose protein sequence is MNKQTPQLKRILGLSDLSFFLIAALVNLNSVPVVANAGPVALVLWVAGFFLFFIPQAIAVLEFSKRAPQEGGIYVWNKKAWGDFHGFVSGWAYWVNNIFYVPTLLFYIIGFILYIGGSKTASFATNPFFMMSVSLALLWVITYLNIRGFGVGKWIQNLGASGTFITAITILVIGIITAFTRGASNDISISAIIPSLGNWQFLALLSIVCLNYVGLELGSVISDEIKKPEKNIPRAVMIAGASTVLLFLVVTSSLLIAIPYKEIGIIEGILQGIEHAASAIGFGWIVFPMAILMIMNAAGNTSAWLSGAARIPYVIGIDKYLPSSLGTVHPKYNTPHMLL, encoded by the coding sequence TTGAACAAACAAACTCCCCAGCTTAAACGCATACTTGGTTTATCTGATCTCTCCTTCTTTTTAATCGCAGCTTTAGTGAATTTAAATAGTGTTCCGGTTGTTGCAAATGCTGGTCCGGTTGCATTAGTGTTATGGGTTGCAGGATTTTTTCTTTTCTTTATTCCCCAAGCAATTGCTGTTCTAGAATTTTCAAAAAGAGCACCGCAAGAAGGTGGAATTTATGTATGGAATAAAAAAGCATGGGGGGATTTTCACGGTTTTGTTTCCGGATGGGCTTATTGGGTTAATAATATTTTTTATGTGCCAACTCTCCTTTTTTATATCATAGGATTTATTCTTTACATTGGAGGAAGTAAAACTGCCTCTTTTGCAACAAACCCATTCTTTATGATGAGTGTTTCTCTGGCCTTATTGTGGGTTATAACATATCTAAACATTCGTGGATTTGGCGTTGGAAAATGGATTCAAAACCTTGGTGCTTCCGGCACTTTTATCACGGCAATTACAATACTGGTTATTGGAATTATTACTGCTTTTACTCGCGGGGCATCAAATGATATTTCAATCTCTGCAATCATTCCCTCGTTAGGTAATTGGCAATTTCTTGCTTTACTCAGTATTGTATGTTTAAACTATGTTGGATTGGAACTTGGGTCTGTTATTTCTGATGAAATTAAGAAACCAGAAAAAAACATTCCACGAGCTGTGATGATTGCGGGAGCATCTACAGTGTTATTGTTTCTTGTTGTTACATCGTCACTACTTATTGCAATACCTTATAAAGAGATTGGAATTATAGAGGGGATTTTGCAAGGCATTGAGCATGCCGCAAGCGCAATTGGTTTTGGCTGGATTGTTTTTCCAATGGCAATACTTATGATAATGAATGCCGCAGGGAATACTTCTGCCTGGCTTTCGGGTGCTGCAAGAATACCATATGTGATCGGAATAGATAAATATCTTCCTTCATCACTGGGTACTGTGCATCCCAAGTATAATACACCTCATATGTTGCTTTAA
- a CDS encoding response regulator transcription factor → MSEEQLEKLKILLVEDEENLALGLEYNLTAEGYSVTLARDGREAIKFFDENEFDLIVLDIMLPYFNGFEIAKHIRVKHPQMPILMLTARTQIEDRVKGLELGADDYLTKPFHLKELLLRIKGMLKRKKWYQKVVIDNPLYKFANIEINFENLKCLKNKKEFQLTSYEAMIIKYLIENKNKVVTRKELLENVWNMNPEIETRTVDNFIARLRKHFEDDPSNPKYIISVRSAGYIFQA, encoded by the coding sequence ATGAGTGAAGAACAATTGGAAAAATTAAAGATTCTTTTAGTTGAGGATGAAGAAAATCTTGCGCTTGGATTGGAGTATAATCTTACTGCCGAAGGATACTCCGTTACTTTAGCAAGGGACGGTAGAGAAGCAATAAAATTCTTTGATGAAAATGAGTTTGATTTGATAGTGTTGGATATAATGCTTCCTTACTTCAATGGATTTGAAATTGCAAAGCATATTCGAGTCAAACATCCGCAAATGCCAATACTTATGCTAACTGCCCGTACTCAGATTGAAGACCGTGTAAAGGGACTAGAACTTGGAGCCGATGATTATCTTACGAAACCGTTCCATCTTAAAGAATTGCTGCTTAGAATAAAAGGTATGCTAAAACGAAAGAAATGGTACCAAAAAGTTGTTATAGACAACCCACTCTACAAATTTGCTAACATCGAAATCAATTTTGAAAATTTAAAATGCCTGAAGAATAAAAAAGAATTCCAACTTACATCTTACGAAGCCATGATTATAAAATACTTAATTGAAAATAAAAACAAAGTTGTAACGCGCAAAGAATTACTTGAGAATGTTTGGAATATGAACCCGGAAATTGAAACGAGAACGGTTGATAATTTTATTGCACGACTAAGGAAACATTTTGAGGATGATCCGTCAAATCCAAAATACATTATAAGTGTTAGAAGCGCCGGATATATTTTTCAAGCTTAA
- a CDS encoding HAMP domain-containing histidine kinase, translated as MLRRRHSFAYNLVIFILAQLVWLAVLLLWIYWYVKNNLIFEQVGENISPQIVYDAPSVFPFVGGIVLLTGLSVSLVLIFRHLNIQIKLNALYDNFIANVTHELKSPLSSIQLYLETLNSREVPEEKRKEFYGLMMRDAERLKNLVNSILEIASMDKKKNYRDFEVYKADEIIKKIILESAAQFQLEESSIKFSGDAGCDILLDRNSIKTVFDNLVDNSIKYSTNPLEINIKFKRNTKWAEIEFSDNGIGIPGEEIKKIFQKFHRIYDKDIPNVKGTGLGLFVVREIIKNHKGKIFAFSEGKGKGSKFKIDLPIYIDKKKSAKENKKDFKNE; from the coding sequence ATGTTACGCAGAAGACACTCATTTGCTTATAATCTTGTAATCTTTATTCTGGCACAGCTAGTTTGGCTTGCTGTGTTATTGCTTTGGATTTACTGGTATGTAAAGAACAACTTAATATTTGAGCAAGTTGGCGAGAATATTTCTCCGCAAATTGTGTATGATGCCCCAAGTGTTTTTCCATTTGTTGGCGGAATTGTTCTTCTTACCGGATTATCTGTTAGCCTCGTGTTAATTTTTCGTCATCTAAATATTCAAATAAAATTAAATGCTCTTTATGATAATTTTATAGCAAATGTTACACATGAACTTAAATCTCCGTTATCATCAATTCAACTTTACCTAGAAACACTAAACTCACGCGAGGTTCCCGAAGAAAAAAGAAAAGAGTTTTATGGTTTGATGATGCGAGATGCTGAAAGATTGAAAAATCTTGTTAACTCCATTTTGGAAATTGCATCAATGGACAAGAAAAAAAATTATAGGGATTTTGAGGTTTATAAAGCTGATGAAATAATTAAAAAAATTATTTTAGAATCAGCAGCACAATTTCAGTTAGAAGAAAGTTCAATAAAATTTAGTGGTGATGCAGGTTGCGACATTTTATTAGATAGAAATTCGATAAAAACAGTGTTTGATAATCTTGTTGATAATTCTATAAAATATAGTACTAATCCATTAGAGATCAATATAAAATTTAAACGCAACACTAAATGGGCAGAAATAGAATTTTCAGACAACGGAATCGGAATTCCGGGTGAGGAAATAAAAAAAATCTTTCAGAAGTTTCATCGAATTTATGATAAGGACATACCTAATGTAAAAGGCACCGGTCTTGGTCTTTTCGTTGTTAGAGAAATAATAAAAAATCACAAAGGAAAAATTTTTGCGTTCAGCGAAGGAAAAGGTAAAGGTTCAAAGTTTAAAATAGATTTGCCAATCTATATCGATAAGAAAAAATCGGCGAAAGAAAATAAAAAGGATTTTAAGAATGAGTGA
- a CDS encoding sigma-70 family RNA polymerase sigma factor has protein sequence MDISHKLNPHDWVGKFSDELFGYAYIRCNDEETARDLIQDTFLSALKNLESFKGEISEKNWLYLILKNKIIDHYRKKSKTPLTRIEEESELDEFFNDAGHWKKEALPSQFNSTVENSNYSFEFYEILEKCKRKLNEIQLNLFAMKFLDEMESDEICKEMEINSSNYWVLIHRIKLKIRKCIEKLFYGKEQ, from the coding sequence TTGGATATTTCTCACAAATTAAATCCTCACGACTGGGTAGGAAAATTCAGCGATGAGCTGTTCGGTTATGCTTATATTCGTTGTAACGATGAAGAAACTGCTCGTGATCTAATTCAGGATACATTCCTTTCTGCATTAAAAAATTTAGAATCATTTAAAGGCGAAATTTCTGAAAAGAACTGGCTTTACTTGATTTTAAAAAATAAAATTATAGATCATTACAGAAAAAAATCTAAAACTCCTCTTACAAGAATTGAAGAAGAATCAGAGCTTGATGAATTTTTTAACGATGCAGGTCATTGGAAAAAAGAAGCTTTACCTTCACAATTCAACAGTACAGTTGAAAACAGTAATTATTCCTTTGAATTTTATGAAATATTAGAAAAGTGTAAAAGGAAATTGAACGAAATTCAATTGAACTTATTTGCAATGAAATTTTTAGATGAAATGGAGTCAGATGAGATTTGTAAGGAAATGGAAATAAATTCGTCTAACTATTGGGTGCTTATCCACAGAATTAAGTTAAAGATAAGAAAGTGCATAGAAAAATTATTTTATGGAAAAGAACAGTAA
- a CDS encoding DUF692 domain-containing protein: MKQFVGIGYRKDFGEEFLASEVLQPSFIEFAPENWMNIGGYWKKILKKLTNKYPITAHGLSLSIGSPEELDWNFLKEIKQFLQDYNINVYSEHLSYSKCNNAHLYDLLPIPFRHDSVKHIVERIKQVQDFLERKITMEIVSYYTPVAAEMSELEFINSILAESDCNLLLDVNNIYVNAFNHKYDAVNFIDNLPLDKVSYIHMAGHEKVAEDLIIDTHGQPIIDPVYSLFEYTVNKLEKPVPVLLERDFNIPEFDELAFEMNELERICKQSWSIEYAA, encoded by the coding sequence ATGAAACAGTTCGTGGGTATTGGATACCGAAAAGATTTTGGCGAAGAATTTCTTGCCTCTGAAGTTCTGCAGCCATCGTTTATTGAGTTTGCGCCTGAAAACTGGATGAACATTGGCGGTTATTGGAAAAAGATTTTAAAGAAATTAACTAATAAATATCCAATCACAGCGCACGGTCTTTCACTTTCAATCGGAAGTCCGGAAGAATTAGATTGGAATTTTCTAAAAGAAATAAAACAATTTTTGCAAGATTATAATATTAATGTTTACTCAGAACATTTAAGTTATTCAAAATGCAATAATGCACATTTATATGATCTTCTTCCTATCCCATTTAGGCACGACTCGGTTAAACATATTGTTGAAAGAATAAAACAAGTCCAGGATTTTCTGGAAAGAAAAATCACAATGGAAATTGTTTCTTATTATACTCCTGTTGCTGCAGAGATGAGCGAACTTGAATTTATAAACTCAATACTTGCAGAATCTGATTGTAATCTCCTGCTTGATGTTAATAACATTTATGTTAATGCATTCAATCATAAATATGATGCCGTTAATTTTATAGATAATCTTCCACTTGATAAAGTTTCTTACATCCATATGGCGGGACATGAAAAAGTTGCTGAAGACTTGATAATTGATACTCACGGTCAGCCAATTATTGATCCAGTTTATAGCTTATTTGAATACACGGTTAATAAACTTGAAAAACCAGTTCCTGTTTTATTAGAAAGAGATTTTAACATTCCTGAATTTGATGAGCTGGCCTTTGAAATGAATGAGTTAGAAAGAATTTGTAAACAATCCTGGAGCATTGAATATGCAGCTTAG
- a CDS encoding putative DNA-binding domain-containing protein: MQLSIYTSTQQNNFANFCKTTELKQIDGLTENRIDHYRRLIYGVIDDSLRSAYPLTENLLEEDEWQYLVDNFIEKHNCQSPQIWQMPFEFYSFIEENNFDIKLKHPFLMDLLLLEWKEIEIYMMQDLNDDEKTFESKFNDHSLITLNKEFGILKLDFPVHTKPANEIMKEDKREYFVLIFRANDKVQFYDLSPFFVFLIKKINEGNNLIENIVMDSIQSFKTFPEELVRENIYQFIKSMQSKGFILGYTNGDEKC, encoded by the coding sequence ATGCAGCTTAGTATTTATACATCAACACAGCAAAATAATTTTGCAAATTTCTGTAAAACTACAGAACTGAAACAAATTGATGGCTTAACAGAAAACCGAATTGATCATTACAGAAGATTAATTTATGGTGTTATTGATGATAGTTTGCGATCAGCCTATCCATTAACAGAAAATCTTTTAGAAGAGGATGAGTGGCAATATCTGGTTGATAATTTTATTGAAAAACATAATTGTCAATCTCCGCAAATCTGGCAAATGCCTTTTGAGTTTTATTCTTTTATAGAAGAAAACAACTTTGATATAAAATTAAAACATCCATTTCTAATGGATTTGCTTTTACTTGAATGGAAAGAAATTGAAATTTATATGATGCAGGATTTAAATGATGATGAAAAAACATTTGAATCAAAATTTAACGATCATAGCCTGATAACCTTAAACAAAGAATTTGGAATATTAAAGCTTGATTTTCCTGTTCATACAAAACCAGCAAATGAAATTATGAAAGAAGATAAGCGCGAATATTTTGTTTTAATATTCCGCGCAAATGATAAAGTACAATTTTATGATTTGTCACCATTTTTTGTTTTTTTAATAAAAAAAATAAACGAAGGAAATAATTTGATTGAAAATATTGTGATGGACTCAATTCAATCATTTAAAACATTTCCGGAAGAATTAGTTAGAGAAAATATTTATCAATTTATAAAATCAATGCAATCAAAAGGATTTATACTTGGATATACAAATGGAGATGAAAAATGTTAG
- a CDS encoding DoxX family protein, protein MLEKYNLVFKQITKLKDLHLLAIRLILAYGFYNPAIMKWQNIGSIVDWFKDLGIPLPGLNAYLSASTEMAGVILLTLGLANRIISIPLIFIMIVAIVTVHLSNGFESGNNGFEIPVYYILLLLVILIYGAGKFSVDYLLRKKMDKKHTNLVDH, encoded by the coding sequence ATGTTAGAAAAATATAATTTAGTATTTAAACAGATTACCAAACTTAAAGACTTACATCTTCTTGCAATAAGATTAATTCTTGCTTACGGATTTTATAATCCTGCAATTATGAAGTGGCAAAACATTGGTTCTATAGTTGATTGGTTTAAAGATTTAGGCATACCTTTGCCGGGATTAAATGCCTATTTATCAGCCTCTACTGAAATGGCTGGTGTTATATTGTTAACACTTGGTTTGGCAAATCGTATAATATCAATCCCGTTAATATTTATTATGATTGTTGCAATTGTAACTGTCCATTTAAGCAATGGATTCGAATCCGGCAACAATGGTTTTGAAATTCCGGTTTACTACATTTTACTATTACTTGTAATTTTAATTTATGGCGCAGGAAAATTTAGTGTAGACTATTTACTTCGTAAAAAGATGGATAAAAAACACACCAACTTAGTTGACCACTAA